The Periplaneta americana isolate PAMFEO1 chromosome 2, P.americana_PAMFEO1_priV1, whole genome shotgun sequence genome has a window encoding:
- the Lint-O gene encoding PHD finger protein 10 isoform X1 has product MSEIKNRDRILEAIDQLRRRKARPDAERICNFVMRRFGVDSQDTIADLERLVEEDIVIKVEYKGNISYRNAAKWSRYAMYNKNKEEGFTGTIYGSLNSEGTSSLLSTAIAELIIHEPDYLDFGVPGHELEKYMQEKDSVRFTKRYLEVILQRELNSGNIVKLENGNYSLADHPVPSSPNLNNNHSNNSETVKMLKIDSPSEQVSEEEQNISRNQINGNTNAMPPKATDVNKKTDDSSIYDAKKASLEATVHASASTEGFRDGAKRKRSKKVFFDPSDIHVPTRKRGRPLGSTKNKDKEAAKSNNSSLKVEVDRGSCYICMNQGQDRRGQFEKLISCKDCTNKVHPSCIDNGKDVSHSSLWQCVQCKTCVVCIETIEKGPMAVCCGCSESYHLSCHDPKISEGIRSSEFVCSRCMPPPMKAGFDIDDQLLPKDSREIPVQNIGEPSGNTTSSEIDAEEIITLSLPVNELNYSISSDCQKDVLHTESRHVDAQIDDRIPDVSDWSVEQVSKYLEDQGYPVQAAVFRDHDIDGASLLLMKRSDVLIGLHLKLGPALKIYGQVKKLQIRQSDPTYLWP; this is encoded by the exons ATGAGTGAAATAAAGAATCGGGATAGAATTTTGGAAGCAATTGATCAATTGCGTCGTCGAAAAGCACGGCCAGATGCAGAAAGGATATGTAACTTTGTTATGCGGCGTTTTGGCGTTGATAGTCAAGATACTATAGCGGACTTGGAACGACTTGTTGAAGAAGATATTGTAATTAAAGTTGAATATAAAGGAAATATAAGTTACCGGAACGCAGCTAAGTGGTCTAGATATGCCATGTATAATAAAAACAAGGAAGAAGGATTTACTGGAACTATTTATGGATCATTAAATTCTGAAGGAACTAGTAGTCTTTTGAGTACGGCTATCGCAGAATTAATAATACACGAGCCCGATTATCTTGATTTTGGTGTACCAGGTCACGAATTGGAAAAGTATATGCAAGAGAAAGACAGCGTTCGCTTCACCAAAAGATATCTGGAAGTTATTTTGCAGCGAGAATTGAATTCCGGCAACATAGTAAAACTCGAAAACGGGAATTACTCTTTAGCAGACCATCCTGTACCGTCAAGTCCAAACCTCAATAACAATCATTCAAATAACAGTGAAActgtaaaaatgttgaaaatagattCACCCTCGGAACAAGTTTCAGAAGAGGAACAGAACATTTCAAGAAATCAAATTAATGGCAATACGAATGCAATGCCTCCAAAAGCAACAGATGTGAATAAGAAGACTGACGACAGTAGTATATATGACGCAAAGAAAGCTTCTTTGGAAGCAACTGTTCACGCTTCCGCTTCTACAGAAGGATTTAGAGACGGAGCGAAACGTAAG CGGTCGAAGAAAGTTTTCTTTGATCCATCAGATATACATGTTCCCACCCGCAAGCGTGGACGTCCTTTGGGTTcaacaaaaaataaagataaagaagCAGCCAAGTCTAATAACTCCAGCTTGAAAGTAGAAGTTGATAGAGGATCCTGTTACATATGTATGAATCAAGGCCAAGACCGCCGCGGGCAATTCGAAAAGTTAATTTCGTGCAAGGACTGCACcaacaagg TTCATCCTAGCTGCATAGACAATGGGAAAGACGTTTCTCATTCTTCCCTGTGGCAATGTGTTCAGTGTAAAACATGTGTAGTCTGCATTGAAACTATTGAAAAG ggaccgatggcagtaTGCTGTGGATGCAGTGAAAGCTATCATCTGTCTTGTCATGATCCAAAAATTTCTGAGGGCATAAGGAGCAGTGAATTTGTGTGTTCACGATGTATGCCACCACCCATGAAGGCAGGCTTCGATATAG ATGATCAGCTATTGCCCAAGGATTCCAGGGAAATCCCAGTCCAGAATATTGGTGAACCATCAGGTAACACTACTTCTTCCGAGATAGATGCAGAGGAAATAATTACTCTTTCATTGCCAGTAAATGAACTTAATTATTCCATAAGTAGTGACTGCCAGAAGGATGTGTTACACACCGAATCAAGACATGTAG aTGCTCAAATTGATGACAGAATCCCAGATGTTTCTGATTGGAGTGTTGAACAAGTGTCAAAATATCTTGAAGACCAGGGCTATCCAGTACAAGCGGCAGTATTTAGAGACCAT GATATTGATGGTGCATCTCTGCTTCTTATGAAACGAAGTGATgttttaattggtctacatttaAAACTGGGGCCAGCCCTGAAAATATATGGACAAGTGAAGAAGCTACAGATTCGACAGAGTGATCCAACGTATCTGTGGCCCTGA
- the Lint-O gene encoding PHD finger protein 10 isoform X2 — translation MSEIKNRDRILEAIDQLRRRKARPDAERICNFVMRRFGVDSQDTIADLERLVEEDIVIKVEYKGNISYRNAAKWSRYAMYNKNKEEGFTGTIYGSLNSEGTSSLLSTAIAELIIHEPDYLDFGVPGHELEKYMQEKDSVRFTKRYLEVILQRELNSGNIVKLENGNYSLADHPVPSSPNLNNNHSNNSETVKMLKIDSPSEQVSEEEQNISRNQINGNTNAMPPKATDVNKKTDDSSIYDAKKASLEATVHASASTEGFRDGAKRKRSKKVFFDPSDIHVPTRKRGRPLGSTKNKDKEAAKSNNSSLKVEVDRGSCYICMNQGQDRRGQFEKLISCKDCTNKVHPSCIDNGKDVSHSSLWQCVQCKTCVVCIETIEKGPMAVCCGCSESYHLSCHDPKISEGIRSSEFVCSRCMPPPMKAGFDIDDQLLPKDSREIPVQNIGEPSDAQIDDRIPDVSDWSVEQVSKYLEDQGYPVQAAVFRDHDIDGASLLLMKRSDVLIGLHLKLGPALKIYGQVKKLQIRQSDPTYLWP, via the exons ATGAGTGAAATAAAGAATCGGGATAGAATTTTGGAAGCAATTGATCAATTGCGTCGTCGAAAAGCACGGCCAGATGCAGAAAGGATATGTAACTTTGTTATGCGGCGTTTTGGCGTTGATAGTCAAGATACTATAGCGGACTTGGAACGACTTGTTGAAGAAGATATTGTAATTAAAGTTGAATATAAAGGAAATATAAGTTACCGGAACGCAGCTAAGTGGTCTAGATATGCCATGTATAATAAAAACAAGGAAGAAGGATTTACTGGAACTATTTATGGATCATTAAATTCTGAAGGAACTAGTAGTCTTTTGAGTACGGCTATCGCAGAATTAATAATACACGAGCCCGATTATCTTGATTTTGGTGTACCAGGTCACGAATTGGAAAAGTATATGCAAGAGAAAGACAGCGTTCGCTTCACCAAAAGATATCTGGAAGTTATTTTGCAGCGAGAATTGAATTCCGGCAACATAGTAAAACTCGAAAACGGGAATTACTCTTTAGCAGACCATCCTGTACCGTCAAGTCCAAACCTCAATAACAATCATTCAAATAACAGTGAAActgtaaaaatgttgaaaatagattCACCCTCGGAACAAGTTTCAGAAGAGGAACAGAACATTTCAAGAAATCAAATTAATGGCAATACGAATGCAATGCCTCCAAAAGCAACAGATGTGAATAAGAAGACTGACGACAGTAGTATATATGACGCAAAGAAAGCTTCTTTGGAAGCAACTGTTCACGCTTCCGCTTCTACAGAAGGATTTAGAGACGGAGCGAAACGTAAG CGGTCGAAGAAAGTTTTCTTTGATCCATCAGATATACATGTTCCCACCCGCAAGCGTGGACGTCCTTTGGGTTcaacaaaaaataaagataaagaagCAGCCAAGTCTAATAACTCCAGCTTGAAAGTAGAAGTTGATAGAGGATCCTGTTACATATGTATGAATCAAGGCCAAGACCGCCGCGGGCAATTCGAAAAGTTAATTTCGTGCAAGGACTGCACcaacaagg TTCATCCTAGCTGCATAGACAATGGGAAAGACGTTTCTCATTCTTCCCTGTGGCAATGTGTTCAGTGTAAAACATGTGTAGTCTGCATTGAAACTATTGAAAAG ggaccgatggcagtaTGCTGTGGATGCAGTGAAAGCTATCATCTGTCTTGTCATGATCCAAAAATTTCTGAGGGCATAAGGAGCAGTGAATTTGTGTGTTCACGATGTATGCCACCACCCATGAAGGCAGGCTTCGATATAG ATGATCAGCTATTGCCCAAGGATTCCAGGGAAATCCCAGTCCAGAATATTGGTGAACCATCAG aTGCTCAAATTGATGACAGAATCCCAGATGTTTCTGATTGGAGTGTTGAACAAGTGTCAAAATATCTTGAAGACCAGGGCTATCCAGTACAAGCGGCAGTATTTAGAGACCAT GATATTGATGGTGCATCTCTGCTTCTTATGAAACGAAGTGATgttttaattggtctacatttaAAACTGGGGCCAGCCCTGAAAATATATGGACAAGTGAAGAAGCTACAGATTCGACAGAGTGATCCAACGTATCTGTGGCCCTGA